A stretch of the Capsicum annuum cultivar UCD-10X-F1 chromosome 8, UCD10Xv1.1, whole genome shotgun sequence genome encodes the following:
- the LOC124886427 gene encoding agamous-like MADS-box protein AGL23: MGTGKKKIEIQKITKETSRMVTFSKRRKGLFKKAKELESMTGCRIASVVFSPTGKPYTCGDVEYAIQRHFSGNNNNNNNNSRSTEPSTSGLNSRHSNSDGVAVASGDSSGSRSSSSSTPRRNGLHDWVEGIDVERCGNLNRLLMWKKQLEGTRKKIASIEDSESFQALFG; encoded by the coding sequence ATGGGTACAGGGAAGAAGAAGATAGAGATCCAGAAGATCACAAAGGAAACTTCTAGAATGGTTACATTCTCGAAAAGACGGAAAGGGCTTTTCAAAAAAGCCAAAGAACTTGAATCCATGACGGGTTGTCGTATTGCCTCCGTTGTTTTCTCGCCCACCGGAAAGCCTTATACTTGTGGCGATGTTGAATATGCCATACAGAGGCATTTTtctggtaataataataataataataataatagtagatCTACGGAACCATCAACGTCAGGGCTGAATTCCCGTCACTCTAACTCTGATGGTGTTGCTGTTGCTTCTGGGGATTCCTCGGGGTCGAGGTCATCGTCGTCATCGACTCCGAGGAGGAATGGTCTCCATGATTGGGTGGAGGGTATAGACGTCGAAAGATGTGGAAATTTGAATCGATTATTAATGTGGAAGAAGCAACTGGAAGGAACAAGAAAAAAGATTGCTTCCATTGAAGATTCGGAGTCGTTTCAAGCTTTGTTTGGGTAG